In Pantoea cypripedii, the following proteins share a genomic window:
- the mrdA gene encoding penicillin-binding protein 2, translated as MNFRNFEAEEKLFIRRAIVAFTLVVICFTILGVNLYRIQVEQHSYYQTRSNENDIKMIPIAPTRGLIYDRNGIPLVRNVTWYDILLTPYKITDMKATIAELTPIVDLTPEEIDTFWKNLKQNSRYKPVVLKEELTDEQVARFSVNQFKFTGVSIDTYQDREYPYGADLAHVVGYVSKINDNDYKRLNEEGVGENYAADHNIGKQGIEGYYESVLHGKTGYQEVEVDNHGRIVRVLKEVPPVAGKNIYLTLDLHLQQYVESQLVGQRAAVLIEDPHDGSVLAMVSSPSYDPNPFVKGISYQAYKTLLQDKNLPLINRVTQGLYPPASTVKPYMAMSALLTGVITPQTTFFGAPTWTLPGTDRKYRDWKKSGHGMLDVTRAIEESADTFFYQVAFMMGIDRIHHMLSQFGYGKPTGIDLNEEYAGLLPSREWKQKVHKKGWYQGDTVSVGIGQGYWIATPIQMVKALVALINNGRVINPHLLEKVQLGTMQQPYQPKEPQPQIGDPKSPYWSLVRHAMFGMANAPNGTGYKYFHTAPYGIAAKSGTSQVFSLKQNQTYNAKMIPIRLRDHIFYTAFAPFNDPKVAVALILENGGNEGITAAPVMRNILDHIFLPPPAVPLETVSTANASAAH; from the coding sequence ATGAATTTCCGTAATTTCGAAGCCGAAGAGAAACTGTTTATTCGCCGCGCGATCGTGGCTTTTACCCTGGTGGTGATTTGTTTCACTATTCTTGGCGTTAACCTCTACCGTATCCAGGTTGAGCAGCATAGCTATTACCAGACGCGATCCAACGAAAACGATATCAAAATGATCCCCATCGCGCCGACGCGTGGCCTGATCTACGATCGCAACGGTATTCCGCTGGTGCGCAATGTCACCTGGTACGACATCCTGCTGACACCGTACAAAATCACCGATATGAAGGCGACCATCGCCGAACTGACGCCGATCGTTGATTTAACGCCGGAAGAGATCGACACCTTCTGGAAGAACCTCAAGCAAAACAGCCGCTATAAACCGGTGGTGCTGAAGGAAGAGCTCACCGATGAGCAGGTCGCCCGCTTCTCGGTTAACCAGTTCAAATTCACCGGCGTCAGCATTGATACCTATCAGGATCGTGAGTACCCCTATGGGGCCGATCTGGCGCACGTGGTGGGTTACGTGTCGAAAATCAACGACAACGACTACAAACGGCTGAATGAAGAGGGCGTGGGCGAGAACTACGCAGCTGACCACAATATCGGTAAGCAGGGCATCGAGGGGTATTACGAATCGGTGCTGCACGGCAAAACCGGTTATCAGGAAGTGGAAGTCGATAACCATGGCCGCATTGTGCGGGTCTTGAAAGAAGTGCCGCCGGTGGCCGGAAAGAATATCTATCTGACCCTCGATCTGCATCTGCAACAGTACGTGGAAAGTCAGCTGGTGGGCCAGCGCGCGGCGGTACTGATTGAAGATCCGCATGACGGTAGCGTGCTGGCGATGGTTTCCAGCCCCAGCTATGATCCTAACCCGTTTGTAAAAGGCATCAGCTACCAGGCGTATAAAACCCTGTTGCAGGATAAGAACCTGCCGCTGATTAACCGCGTGACCCAGGGGCTGTATCCGCCTGCCTCAACGGTGAAACCTTATATGGCGATGTCGGCGCTGCTGACCGGGGTGATCACGCCGCAAACTACCTTCTTTGGCGCACCGACCTGGACGCTGCCCGGTACCGACCGCAAATACCGTGACTGGAAAAAAAGTGGTCACGGCATGCTGGATGTAACACGCGCGATTGAGGAATCCGCCGACACCTTCTTCTATCAGGTGGCGTTTATGATGGGCATTGACCGTATCCATCATATGCTCAGCCAGTTTGGCTACGGCAAGCCCACCGGCATCGATTTGAACGAAGAGTACGCCGGATTACTGCCCAGCCGCGAATGGAAACAGAAGGTGCATAAAAAGGGCTGGTATCAGGGCGATACCGTCTCGGTGGGCATTGGTCAGGGCTACTGGATTGCCACGCCGATTCAGATGGTGAAAGCGCTGGTGGCGCTGATCAACAATGGTCGGGTCATCAATCCGCATCTGCTGGAGAAGGTGCAGCTCGGCACGATGCAGCAACCGTATCAACCCAAAGAGCCGCAGCCGCAAATTGGCGATCCGAAATCACCGTACTGGTCGCTGGTACGTCATGCGATGTTTGGCATGGCGAATGCGCCAAACGGCACCGGCTACAAATACTTCCACACCGCACCGTACGGCATTGCGGCGAAAAGTGGTACCTCACAGGTGTTTAGCCTGAAGCAGAACCAGACTTACAACGCGAAGATGATTCCAATCCGTCTGCGCGATCATATCTTCTATACCGCCTTCGCGCCGTTTAACGACCCTAAAGTGGCGGTGGCGTTGATTCTGGAAAACGGGGGCAATGAAGGGATTACCGCTGCGCCAGTGATGCGCAACATTCTCGACCATATCTTCCTGCCGCCACCAGCCGTACCACTGGAGACAGTCAGTACCGCGAACGCCTCAGCGGCGCACTAA
- the deoD gene encoding purine-nucleoside phosphorylase, whose protein sequence is MATPHINAEMGDFADVVLMPGDPLRAKHIAETFLENAVEVNNVRGMLGYTGTYKGRKISVMGHGMGIPSCSIYTKELITDFGVKKIIRVGSCGAVRADVKLRDVVIGMGACTDSKVNRMRFKDHDFAAIADFDMVRNAVDAAKALGVDARVGNIFSADLFYTPDPQMFDVMEKYGILGVEMEAAGIYGVAAEFGAKALAICTVSDHIRTHEQTTAAERQTTFNDMIKIALESVLLGD, encoded by the coding sequence ATGGCAACGCCTCATATTAATGCAGAAATGGGTGATTTCGCGGACGTGGTTCTGATGCCGGGCGATCCGCTGCGTGCGAAGCACATTGCAGAAACCTTCCTCGAAAATGCGGTTGAAGTGAACAACGTACGCGGCATGCTGGGCTACACCGGAACCTACAAAGGTCGCAAAATTTCGGTGATGGGCCACGGTATGGGTATCCCTTCCTGCTCGATCTACACCAAAGAACTGATCACCGATTTTGGCGTGAAGAAAATCATCCGTGTTGGCTCCTGCGGTGCGGTGCGTGCTGACGTGAAACTGCGTGATGTGGTGATTGGTATGGGTGCCTGCACCGATTCCAAAGTGAACCGTATGCGTTTCAAAGATCACGATTTCGCGGCGATTGCGGATTTCGATATGGTGCGTAACGCGGTCGATGCAGCTAAAGCGCTGGGTGTGGACGCGCGCGTGGGTAACATCTTCTCTGCTGACCTGTTCTACACGCCGGACCCGCAAATGTTCGACGTGATGGAAAAATACGGCATCCTCGGTGTTGAGATGGAAGCCGCAGGTATCTACGGCGTGGCAGCGGAGTTTGGTGCCAAAGCGCTGGCGATCTGTACCGTATCGGATCATATCCGTACTCACGAGCAGACCACCGCCGCTGAGCGTCAGACCACCTTCAACGACATGATCAAGATCGCGCTGGAATCGGTGCTGCTGGGGGATTAA
- the deoB gene encoding phosphopentomutase has product MKRAFIMVLDSFGIGSSKDAAKFGDEGSDTLGHIAEACFEGRANEGRTGPLHLPNLTALGLGKAAELSTGRFPPGLDANAKIIGAYAYASELSSGKDTPSGHWEIAGVPVLFDWGYFTDKENSFPQELLDKLVQRADLPGYLGNCHSSGTVILDQLGEEHMKTGKPIFYTSADSVFQIACHEETFGLERLYALCEIAREELTEGGYNIGRVIARPFVGDKAGHFERTGNRHDLAVEPPSATMLKKLVDEKGGEVISVGKIADIYAQQGITQKVKATGLDALFDATIEQMKKAPDQSIVFTNFVDFDSTWGHRRDIAGYAGGLELFDRRLPELMAQVKEDDILILTADHGCDPSWQGTEHTREHIPVLIYGPKVKPGSLGYRDTFADIGQTIAHYFGLSSMDYGKSML; this is encoded by the coding sequence ATGAAACGTGCTTTTATTATGGTTCTCGACTCCTTCGGGATCGGCTCCAGCAAAGACGCCGCTAAGTTCGGCGATGAAGGATCGGATACGCTCGGCCATATCGCCGAAGCGTGCTTCGAAGGCCGGGCCAATGAAGGCCGCACAGGGCCGCTACACTTACCAAACCTCACTGCTCTTGGGTTGGGCAAAGCTGCTGAACTCTCAACCGGGCGTTTCCCGCCGGGGCTGGACGCCAACGCGAAAATCATTGGGGCTTATGCCTACGCCAGCGAACTCTCATCCGGTAAAGATACGCCGTCAGGCCACTGGGAAATTGCCGGTGTGCCGGTGTTATTTGACTGGGGTTACTTCACCGATAAAGAGAACAGCTTCCCGCAGGAATTGCTGGATAAACTGGTGCAGCGTGCTGACCTGCCGGGTTACCTCGGCAACTGCCACTCGTCCGGCACGGTGATCCTTGACCAGCTCGGCGAGGAGCATATGAAAACCGGCAAGCCGATTTTCTATACTTCGGCGGATTCGGTGTTCCAGATTGCCTGCCATGAAGAGACTTTCGGCCTCGAACGTCTGTACGCGTTGTGTGAAATCGCCCGTGAAGAACTGACCGAAGGTGGCTACAACATTGGCCGTGTGATTGCGCGTCCGTTTGTGGGCGACAAAGCCGGTCACTTCGAGCGTACCGGTAACCGTCACGATCTCGCCGTGGAGCCGCCATCAGCAACGATGCTGAAAAAGCTGGTGGACGAGAAGGGCGGTGAAGTGATTTCCGTCGGTAAAATCGCGGATATCTACGCACAGCAGGGCATCACGCAAAAAGTGAAAGCTACCGGGCTGGATGCGCTGTTTGATGCCACCATCGAGCAGATGAAAAAAGCGCCTGATCAGTCGATTGTGTTCACCAACTTCGTCGATTTTGACTCGACCTGGGGCCATCGTCGTGATATCGCCGGTTACGCCGGTGGGCTGGAGTTGTTCGACCGCCGTTTGCCGGAGCTGATGGCGCAGGTGAAAGAGGATGATATTCTGATCCTCACCGCCGACCACGGCTGTGACCCAAGCTGGCAGGGCACCGAACATACGCGTGAGCACATTCCGGTGCTGATTTACGGACCGAAGGTGAAACCTGGCTCCCTTGGCTATCGCGACACCTTTGCCGATATCGGCCAGACAATCGCGCATTATTTCGGCCTGTCCAGCATGGACTACGGCAAAAGCATGCTGTAA
- the deoA gene encoding thymidine phosphorylase, translating to MFLPQEIIRKKRDGHELSEAEIRFFINGVRDNSVSEGQIAALAMTIWFHDMTLAERVALTMAMRDSGTVLNWQTLNLNGPIVDKHSTGGVGDVTSLMLGPMIAACGGYVPMISGRGLGHTGGTLDKLEAIPGFDIFPSDDRFREIIKQNGVAIIGQTNSLAPADKRFYATRDITATVDSIPLITASILAKKLAEGLDALVMDVKVGSGAFMPTFEASEKLAQAIVGVANGAGCKTTALLTDMNQVLASTAGNALEVREAVQFLTGEARNPRLLEVTLALCSDMLISGGLAANEAEARQQLLRVLDNGQAAEVFGRMVAAQKGPTDFIARMDSYLPAAMLSKAVYADRPGIVSAMDTRCLGMAVVALGGGRQRASDSIDYSVGLSEMVTLGTYVDAQRPLAVIHAASEAQWQQAAQAVKTAITLSDTAPPETPVVYRRISE from the coding sequence TTGTTCCTGCCACAAGAAATTATTCGCAAAAAACGCGACGGCCACGAGCTGAGTGAGGCGGAGATCCGCTTCTTTATCAACGGGGTGCGCGATAACAGCGTTTCAGAAGGGCAAATCGCCGCGCTGGCGATGACCATCTGGTTCCACGACATGACGCTGGCCGAACGTGTCGCGCTGACCATGGCGATGCGTGATTCCGGTACGGTGCTGAACTGGCAGACGCTTAACCTGAACGGACCGATTGTTGATAAGCACTCCACCGGTGGCGTGGGTGATGTCACCTCGCTGATGCTTGGCCCGATGATTGCCGCCTGTGGCGGTTACGTGCCGATGATCTCCGGGCGCGGCCTCGGTCATACCGGCGGCACGCTGGATAAACTGGAAGCGATCCCCGGTTTTGACATCTTCCCGAGCGACGATCGTTTTCGCGAGATCATCAAACAAAACGGTGTAGCGATCATCGGCCAGACCAACTCGCTGGCACCGGCGGATAAGCGTTTTTACGCCACGCGCGATATTACCGCGACTGTCGATTCGATCCCGCTGATCACTGCCTCGATCCTGGCGAAAAAGCTGGCGGAAGGGCTGGATGCTCTGGTGATGGACGTCAAAGTCGGCAGCGGGGCCTTTATGCCAACCTTCGAAGCCTCAGAAAAACTGGCGCAGGCGATTGTCGGCGTCGCCAATGGCGCGGGCTGCAAAACCACCGCGCTGCTGACTGACATGAATCAGGTACTGGCTTCCACGGCCGGTAATGCGCTGGAAGTGCGCGAGGCGGTGCAATTCCTCACCGGTGAAGCGCGTAATCCACGTCTGCTGGAAGTGACACTGGCGTTATGCAGCGACATGTTGATCTCCGGTGGGTTGGCGGCTAACGAGGCTGAAGCCCGGCAACAGTTGCTGCGGGTACTGGATAACGGCCAGGCGGCAGAGGTCTTTGGTCGTATGGTGGCGGCACAGAAAGGCCCGACCGATTTTATCGCCCGCATGGATAGCTATCTGCCTGCGGCGATGCTGAGCAAAGCGGTGTATGCCGATCGTCCGGGGATTGTCAGCGCCATGGACACCCGCTGCCTCGGTATGGCGGTGGTGGCGCTTGGCGGCGGTCGCCAGCGTGCCAGTGACAGCATTGATTACAGCGTCGGCCTGAGCGAGATGGTCACTCTGGGTACGTATGTTGATGCACAGCGTCCGCTGGCGGTGATCCATGCCGCTTCGGAAGCGCAGTGGCAGCAGGCGGCGCAGGCAGTGAAAACGGCCATCACCCTGAGCGATACCGCTCCGCCGGAAACACCGGTGGTGTATCGCCGTATCAGCGAATAG
- the deoC gene encoding deoxyribose-phosphate aldolase → MTDITAAAQRALQLMDLTTLNDDDTDEKVIALCRQAKSPAGNTAAICIYPRFIPLARKALREQGTPEIRIATVTNFPHGNDDLAIALAETRAAIAYGADEVDVVFPYRALMAGNRQIGFDLVKACKDACDEAGVLLKVIIESGELKDPALIRTASEIAIDAGADFIKTSTGKVPVNATPETAAIMLSVIRDKGVQQQVGFKPAGGVRSAEDAAHYLQLADDILGQGWADARHFRFGASSLLASLLNTLGHATTAGKAGY, encoded by the coding sequence ATGACTGATATCACCGCTGCGGCGCAGCGCGCGCTGCAACTGATGGATTTGACCACGCTGAATGATGACGACACCGACGAGAAAGTGATTGCCCTGTGTCGCCAGGCGAAATCGCCCGCGGGTAACACTGCGGCGATCTGTATCTATCCCCGTTTTATCCCGCTGGCGCGCAAAGCGCTGCGTGAGCAGGGCACGCCGGAGATCCGTATCGCCACCGTGACCAACTTCCCGCATGGCAACGACGATCTGGCAATCGCCCTGGCGGAAACCCGTGCCGCCATCGCTTACGGGGCGGATGAGGTGGACGTGGTGTTCCCGTATCGCGCGCTGATGGCGGGTAACCGTCAGATCGGTTTCGATCTGGTGAAAGCGTGCAAAGATGCCTGCGATGAAGCGGGCGTGTTGCTGAAAGTGATCATCGAGAGCGGCGAGCTGAAAGATCCGGCGCTGATTCGTACCGCGTCAGAAATCGCTATCGATGCCGGAGCCGACTTTATCAAAACGTCCACCGGCAAGGTGCCCGTTAATGCCACGCCAGAAACGGCGGCAATCATGCTGAGCGTGATCCGCGATAAAGGCGTGCAGCAGCAGGTCGGCTTCAAACCGGCGGGCGGGGTGCGTAGCGCTGAAGACGCAGCACATTATCTGCAACTGGCCGACGATATTCTCGGTCAGGGTTGGGCAGATGCGCGCCATTTCCGCTTTGGTGCGTCCAGCCTGCTGGCGAGCCTGCTCAACACCCTTGGCCATGCCACCACGGCGGGTAAAGCCGGGTACTGA
- a CDS encoding TatD family hydrolase: MRFIDTHCHFDFPPFVDDAQASIQRAAQAGVERIIVPSVDASRFALVSQLAQQHPALYAALGLHPIQIAVHQEMHIDQLAEHLRQPDTKRVALGEIGLDLYMDDPQFDKQTRLLDGQLKLAKQYDLPVILHSRRTHDQLALHLRRHDLPRRGVVHGFAGSLQQAQRFIQLGYAIGVGGTITYERASKTRNTIAELPLDSLLLETDAPDMPLNGYQGEPNRPERARLVFEVLCQLRSEPADVIASALWQNSLRVFNLPA, encoded by the coding sequence ATGAGATTTATCGATACCCACTGTCATTTTGACTTCCCACCGTTCGTGGATGATGCGCAGGCGAGCATCCAGCGTGCTGCACAGGCAGGGGTAGAGCGGATCATTGTGCCGAGCGTCGATGCCAGCCGGTTTGCCCTCGTCAGCCAGCTGGCGCAGCAGCATCCGGCGCTGTATGCCGCGCTGGGGCTGCATCCGATCCAGATAGCCGTGCATCAGGAAATGCATATTGATCAACTGGCTGAGCATTTGCGCCAGCCGGATACAAAACGCGTGGCGCTGGGGGAGATCGGTCTCGATCTTTATATGGACGATCCGCAGTTCGATAAACAAACCCGATTGCTGGATGGGCAACTGAAGCTGGCAAAACAGTATGATCTGCCGGTGATCCTGCATTCGCGTCGCACCCACGATCAGTTGGCACTTCATCTGCGTCGCCACGATCTGCCCCGCCGTGGGGTGGTGCATGGTTTTGCCGGTAGCCTGCAACAGGCACAGCGTTTTATTCAGCTGGGTTACGCCATCGGCGTGGGTGGCACCATTACCTACGAACGCGCCAGCAAAACCCGTAACACTATCGCCGAACTGCCACTCGATTCCCTGCTGCTGGAAACCGATGCGCCCGATATGCCGCTCAATGGTTATCAGGGAGAACCCAATCGCCCTGAACGTGCGCGCCTGGTATTTGAGGTGCTGTGCCAGCTGCGTTCTGAACCTGCTGATGTCATTGCCAGCGCGCTGTGGCAAAACAGCCTGCGCGTGTTTAACCTTCCTGCCTGA
- a CDS encoding patatin-like phospholipase family protein: MGIRIPVTLGTIEPLALTPFKANKIALVCEGGGQRGIFTAGVLDEFQRANFNPFHLMLGTSAGAQNLSAFVCAQPGYARRVITRYTTSKLFFDPVRFVRGGHLIDLDWLVDITSQEFPLAMNTAEGLFAKGSEFYMCACRSDDYSAHYFNPTRSNWLDIIKASSAIPGFYRSGVEMGGISYLDGGISDAIPVREAARRGADTVVVIRTVPSQMSYTPKWFKRMERWLSDSSLQPMINILHQHEESYHDIQQFIEQPPGDLRIIEIFPPKPLASNALGSRIASLNQDYHLGRRCGRYFLATLGQWLSDAEPFVRHTTVTPPAAVANAPDNREVSTPPLAGNDADYDAGSLA; the protein is encoded by the coding sequence TTGGGTATACGCATCCCTGTCACGTTGGGAACCATCGAGCCATTGGCGCTCACGCCTTTCAAAGCAAACAAAATTGCGCTGGTCTGCGAAGGCGGCGGACAACGCGGTATCTTTACCGCCGGTGTGCTGGATGAGTTTCAGCGCGCCAACTTCAATCCTTTTCATCTGATGCTGGGCACCTCTGCCGGTGCGCAAAATTTATCGGCGTTTGTCTGCGCGCAGCCGGGCTATGCGCGGCGGGTGATCACCCGTTACACCACCAGCAAACTGTTCTTCGATCCGGTGCGTTTTGTGCGCGGCGGACATTTGATCGATCTCGATTGGCTGGTGGATATCACCAGTCAGGAGTTTCCGCTGGCGATGAACACCGCTGAGGGATTGTTCGCCAAAGGCAGCGAATTTTATATGTGTGCCTGCCGCAGCGACGACTACAGCGCACATTATTTTAATCCCACCCGTTCCAACTGGCTCGATATCATCAAAGCTTCCAGCGCCATTCCGGGTTTTTACCGTAGCGGGGTGGAAATGGGCGGGATCAGCTATCTCGATGGCGGGATCAGCGATGCGATCCCGGTGCGTGAAGCCGCCAGGCGAGGGGCCGATACCGTGGTGGTGATCCGCACTGTGCCGTCTCAGATGTCGTACACGCCAAAATGGTTCAAGCGTATGGAGCGCTGGCTCAGTGACAGTTCGCTGCAACCGATGATCAATATCCTGCATCAGCATGAAGAGAGTTATCACGACATCCAGCAGTTTATCGAGCAGCCACCGGGCGATTTGCGCATCATTGAAATCTTTCCTCCGAAACCACTGGCAAGTAATGCGTTGGGGAGCCGGATTGCGTCGCTGAATCAGGATTATCATCTGGGACGGCGTTGTGGCCGCTATTTCCTTGCCACGCTCGGCCAGTGGCTGAGTGATGCCGAGCCATTTGTGCGGCATACTACCGTGACGCCCCCTGCTGCGGTGGCGAATGCGCCGGATAACCGCGAGGTCAGCACGCCTCCGCTGGCCGGTAATGATGCGGATTATGATGCAGGTTCTCTGGCATGA
- a CDS encoding DUF1328 domain-containing protein, whose translation MFRWGIIFLVIALIAAALGFGGLAGTAAWAAKIVFIVGIILFLISLFTGRKRP comes from the coding sequence ATGTTTCGTTGGGGTATTATCTTTCTGGTGATCGCTCTGATTGCTGCGGCATTAGGATTTGGCGGTCTGGCGGGTACGGCAGCATGGGCAGCTAAAATTGTCTTTATTGTCGGTATTATTCTGTTCCTCATCAGCCTGTTTACCGGGCGTAAACGACCCTGA
- the osmY gene encoding molecular chaperone OsmY produces MIKTKIAKTLIAALAGSALMSGAALADESLSQKAQATADSTGAKIDSSMKKVGGFMDDSGITAKAKAALVDDEAIKSTDISVKTHQGVVTLSGFVTSQDQAEKAVAVVQKVEGVKSVSDKLHVKDSKTASLKGYAGDAATTSEIKAKLLADDIVPSRNVKVETTDGVVQLSGTVANQAQSDRAEKIAKAIEGVKSVKNDLTVKS; encoded by the coding sequence ATGATTAAGACTAAGATTGCCAAAACCCTGATTGCTGCGCTGGCGGGTTCTGCCCTGATGAGCGGTGCAGCGCTGGCTGATGAATCCCTGTCGCAGAAAGCGCAGGCAACGGCCGATAGCACAGGTGCGAAAATCGATAGTTCTATGAAAAAAGTCGGTGGGTTTATGGATGACAGCGGCATCACCGCCAAAGCGAAAGCGGCACTGGTGGACGATGAAGCAATAAAAAGCACGGATATCTCAGTTAAAACGCATCAGGGGGTAGTGACGCTCAGCGGTTTTGTCACTTCGCAGGACCAGGCGGAAAAAGCCGTGGCCGTGGTGCAGAAAGTTGAAGGGGTTAAATCCGTCAGTGACAAGCTGCACGTTAAAGACAGCAAAACCGCTTCGCTGAAAGGTTATGCCGGTGATGCGGCAACCACCAGTGAAATCAAAGCTAAACTTTTAGCGGATGACATCGTGCCATCACGCAACGTGAAAGTGGAAACCACCGATGGGGTGGTGCAGTTGTCCGGTACTGTCGCGAACCAGGCACAGTCAGATCGTGCAGAGAAAATCGCGAAAGCCATTGAAGGCGTGAAAAGTGTGAAGAATGACCTGACAGTCAAATCTTAA
- the prfC gene encoding peptide chain release factor 3, which translates to MSNAPFLQEVARRRTFAIISHPDAGKTTITEKVLLFGQAIQTAGTVKGRGSNQHAKSDWMEMEKQRGISITTSVMQFPYRESLVNLLDTPGHEDFSEDTYRTLTAVDCCLMVIDAAKGVEDRTRKLMEVTRLRDTPIITFMNKLDRDIRDPMELLDEVENELKIACAPITWPIGCGKLFKGVYHLYNDETYLYQTGQGHTIQEVRIVKGLDNPDLDKAVGEDLAQQLRDELELVQGASNEFDKELFLAGEITPVFFGTALGNFGVDHMLDGLVSWAPAPMPRQTDTRIVEAKEEKFSGFVFKIQANMDPKHRDRVAFMRVVSGKYEKGMKLRQVRIGKDVVISDALTFMAGDRSHVEEAYPGDIIGLHNHGTIQIGDTFTQGENMKFTGIPNFAPELFRRIRLRDPLKQKQLLKGLVQLSEEGAVQVFRPVHNNDLIVGAVGVLQFDVVVARLKSEYNVEAIYESVNVSTARWVECNDVKKFDEFQRKNEINLALDGGDNLTYIAPTMVNLNITQERYPDVTFRKTREH; encoded by the coding sequence ATGTCTAATGCTCCCTTTTTACAAGAGGTGGCGCGCCGCCGTACCTTCGCGATCATTTCGCACCCGGACGCCGGTAAAACCACTATCACCGAAAAAGTTCTGTTATTCGGACAGGCGATCCAGACCGCAGGTACGGTAAAAGGCCGTGGCTCCAATCAGCACGCTAAATCCGACTGGATGGAGATGGAAAAACAACGTGGTATCTCCATCACCACCTCGGTGATGCAGTTCCCTTATCGCGAAAGCCTGGTCAACCTGCTGGACACCCCAGGGCACGAAGACTTCTCGGAAGATACCTACCGTACCCTGACGGCGGTGGACTGCTGTCTGATGGTGATCGATGCCGCCAAAGGGGTTGAAGATCGTACCCGTAAGCTGATGGAAGTCACCCGTCTGCGCGATACGCCGATCATCACCTTTATGAACAAACTTGACCGTGATATCCGCGATCCGATGGAGCTGCTGGATGAAGTCGAGAATGAGTTGAAGATCGCCTGTGCGCCGATCACCTGGCCTATCGGCTGCGGCAAACTGTTCAAAGGCGTTTATCATCTCTACAACGATGAAACCTACCTGTATCAGACCGGTCAGGGGCATACCATTCAGGAAGTGCGCATCGTTAAAGGGCTGGACAACCCGGATCTCGACAAAGCGGTGGGTGAAGACCTGGCGCAACAGCTGCGTGACGAGCTGGAGCTGGTGCAGGGCGCATCCAACGAATTTGACAAAGAGTTGTTCCTGGCTGGCGAAATCACCCCGGTGTTCTTCGGTACTGCGCTGGGTAACTTTGGCGTTGACCATATGCTTGATGGCCTGGTTTCCTGGGCACCCGCCCCGATGCCGCGTCAGACCGATACCCGTATCGTAGAAGCCAAAGAAGAGAAGTTCAGCGGCTTTGTATTTAAAATTCAGGCCAATATGGACCCGAAACATCGCGACCGCGTGGCCTTTATGCGTGTGGTGTCCGGCAAGTATGAAAAGGGCATGAAGCTGCGTCAGGTACGTATCGGTAAAGATGTGGTGATCTCCGATGCGCTGACCTTTATGGCAGGCGACCGTTCACACGTGGAAGAAGCCTACCCTGGCGATATCATCGGTTTGCATAACCACGGCACCATCCAGATTGGCGACACCTTCACCCAGGGCGAGAACATGAAGTTCACCGGTATTCCGAACTTCGCCCCGGAACTGTTCCGTCGTATTCGTCTGCGCGATCCGCTGAAACAGAAACAGTTGCTGAAAGGCCTGGTACAGCTGTCAGAAGAGGGTGCGGTGCAGGTATTCCGACCGGTACATAACAACGATCTGATCGTCGGTGCTGTGGGTGTGCTGCAGTTTGACGTGGTGGTGGCGCGCCTGAAAAGCGAATACAACGTTGAAGCGATTTACGAATCGGTCAACGTGTCGACCGCACGTTGGGTTGAGTGTAACGATGTGAAGAAATTCGATGAATTTCAACGCAAAAACGAGATCAACCTCGCGCTGGATGGCGGTGACAACCTCACCTATATCGCCCCGACCATGGTTAACCTCAATATCACTCAGGAACGCTATCCTGACGTGACCTTCCGCAAAACGCGCGAGCATTAA